Proteins found in one Brachypodium distachyon strain Bd21 chromosome 5, Brachypodium_distachyon_v3.0, whole genome shotgun sequence genomic segment:
- the LOC100831300 gene encoding acetyltransferase At1g77540, with translation MAKEGGAGEREAAEDSIVWREEARRFETPDGRAFLQYRLVALPRASSGGATPASAAMVMVHTYVPGSKRGRGLASRLCDAAFAHARRHGLRVIPTCSYISDTYLPRNPAWNELLCKDDEPKPSNTSSSM, from the exons ATGGCGAaggagggcggcgccggcgagcgggAAGCGGCGGAGGACAGCATCGtgtggagggaggaggcgcggaggtTCGAGACGCCCGACGGCAGGGCTTTCCTCCAGTACCGCCTCGTCGCCCTGCCGCGAGCATCCTCCGGCGGCGCGAccccggcgtcggcggcgatggTCATGGTGCACACGTACGTGCCGGGGAGCAAGCGCGGGCGGGGCCTCGCCTCGCGCCTCTGCGACGCCGCCTTCGCCCACGCGCGGCGCCACGGCTTGCGCGTCATCCCCACCTGCTCCTACATCTCC GACACGTACCTCCCTCGCAATCCGGCGTGGAACGAGCTCCTCTGCAAGGACGACGAACCCAAACCCAGCAACACCAGCAGTAGCATGTAG
- the LOC100838558 gene encoding uncharacterized protein LOC100838558, which translates to MDIPTEGICFTDVGGAAEWIIWYLQYIDNRVIYFDGWSGFGASAVLRSIADVLPSCRPSWSVCFDRIIHIDCSVWKNRREMQRVIAEELKLDRSVMAILDEADENDDFWGIPESSRNEMLGVSREIYRTLKDNRFVAIFHNGSDSEVDLYSCGVPPFGKFGDNFLIWTFGRRFLTIKDHDHGKQKLVEKLRLTHFLLYDRIRYLTGDQYYAVLCKEPVAIAAGMDPTMVADCHMYELFMHCSFDTTTKSDWAGHFPNYLICDGILQEDTAREISKVLHREITWESDASLLEDVLIKFKKHLKIPLLVLKENDAYEEGPYRWISITSTDITVHGMQHIPAEASSFLLASKRSAPPLALPNGLFARSSKLGVLILRCCSFDFASPPFVECNSLRFLGVDRCINDQTYEREDHTEWPCLNTLWVLDLRFTAWNEILSEEKIDLMANTRELNIEGDMCWQYTTRLQDRLPNLQKLRIIKPTQRPEATTNTCNSFVHKTKLEILDLSGNSEMETLPNSLSKASSLQVLVLDGCIGLEDVVLPDGLPHLLRSFSFDGYGPSSQWTPALELPPKHFRPSTTADKKEINVSKISLEGCTHLENFFIRGLANLLELDLSGSAIKTLDFETMVLEVPRLKRLFLLGCEHLRAIRWGESDISLELLCVDTRAQVGCPRPSLNQNTSSRLQVYAVLSDARLVRSLRHPVDKYISSGGDNKDVYLDIHVTSSSVHSESVQFEAICKEKKIVMYSGQVQRPVVPVGMYEDILSMVCVAPMQAFPEPPDTTNLDGHIEIAEESRGLDEHNFSEILQQHARSLHVHDVFIGAGFGGPGDWNLLKQCRMERCPKLDVVFPYWSYKFDELEIFWVLDLLMVRWICNKIYYHYDVDRPFRNLRHLHLGSCPRLQYVLPVWFSSFPSLETLHIIHCGDLKDVFVLNYNYPANGVPFPKLTTIHLHDLPALKQICEVDMVAPALETIKIRGCWSLRRLPVVEARGPGVKKPTVEIEKDVWDKLEWDGAEASHYEAPVHCRYYKKKLPRGSVLR; encoded by the exons ATGGATATTCCTACAGAG GGAATTTGCTTTACCGATGTTGGTGGTGCCGCAGAGTGGATAATTTGGTATCTTCAGTACATCGACAACAGGGTCATATATTTTGATGGTTGGAGTGGATTCGGGGCATCGGCTGTTCTTAGATCCATAGCAGATGTGCTTCCATCTTGCAGACCATCTTGGTCAGTATGCTTTGACAGGATAATTCACATAGACTGCTCGGTGTGGAAAAATAGAAGGGAAATGCAGAGGGTAATTGCAGAAGAGCTCAAACTTGACCGCTCGGTGATGGCCATTCTAGATGAGGCAGATGAAAACGATGATTTTTGGGGAATACCGGAAAGCTCAAGGAACGAGATGTTAGGTGTTTCAAGAGAAATTTATAGAACTCTGAAGGACAATAGGTTTGTGGCGATTTTTCATAACGGAAGTGACAGCGAGGTTGATTTATATAGTTGTGGTGTTCCTCCATTTGGCAAGTTTGGTGACAACTTTTTGATATGGACATTCGGAAGGAGGTTTTTAACCATAAAAGACCATGaccatggaaaacaaaaactagTAGAAAAATTGAGGCTCACCCATTTTTTGCTTTACGACAGAATACGATATTTAACTGGTGATCAGTATTATGCAGTCCTATGTAAAGAGCCTGTCGCAATAGCTGCAGGCATGGACCCGACAATGGTCGCAGATTGTCATATGTATGAACTATTCATGCATTGTAGCTTTGACACCACCACTAAATCTGATTGGGCTGGACATTTTCCAAACTATTTGATATGTGACGGGATACTGCAAGAGGACACAGCAAGGGAGATAAGCAAGGTGTTACATAGAGAGATAACTTGGGAGTCTGATGCTTCTTTGCTTGAGGATGTGCTTATAAAGTTCAAGAAACATTTAAAGATTCCATTGCTGGTACTTAAAGAGAATGATGCATATGAAGAAGGGCCATACCGTTGGATTTCAATCACATCAACAGATATAACAGTACATGGTATGCAACATATACCTGCAGAGGCATCATCTTTCTTATTGGCAAGTAAAAGATCTGCACCCCCACTAGCATTACCAAATGGTTTGTTTGCCCGTTCCAGCAAGCTTGGTGTGCTAATTCTCCGTTGTTGTTCATTCGATTTTGCATCACCTCCTTTTGTAGAATGCAATAGCCTAAGGTTCCTTGGAGTGGATCGTTGTATCAATGACCAAACATATGAAAGAGAGGATCATACTGAATGGCCATGCCTGAATACCTTGTGGGTGCTGGACCTACGTTTCACTGCTTGGAATGAAATCCTATCTGAAGAAAAGATTGATCTCATGGCCAACACAAGAGAGCTAAACATAGAGGGAGACATGTGTTGGCAATACACAACTCGCTTACAAGACCGGCTACCTAACCTTCAGAAACTCCGGATAATCAAGCCTACACAAAGACCAGAGgcaacaacaaacacatgcaacTCCTTCGTACACAAGACAAAGCTAGAGATACTTGACTTGTCTGGCAATAGTGAGATGGAAACTCTACCAAATAGCCTATCTAAGGCAAGCAGCCTTCAGGTTCTTGTCCTTGACGGTTGCATTGGACTCGAAGATGTTGTTCTGCCTGATGGGCTTCCACACTTGCTAAGGTCATTCAGCTTTGACGGCTATGGGCCATCATCCCAATGGACACCAGCCCTTGAGCTACCTCCAAAACATTTTCGTCCATCTACTACAGCAGATAAGAAGGAGATCAATGTCTCCAAGATCTCCCTAGAAGGCTGCACACACTTGGAGAACTTCTTCATTCGTGGATTAGCCAATCTTCTTGAACTGGACCTTTCTGGAAGTGCAATCAAGACACTTGATTTTGAAACTATGGTGCTGGAAGTGCCGAGGCTAAAGCGACTATTTCTGCTAGGGTGTGAGCACCTTCGTGCAATACGATGGGGGGAGAGTGATATCAGCCTGGAGTTGTTGTGCGTAGATACGAGAGCTCAAGTTGGGTGTCCACGACCGTCCCTCAATCAGAATACATCCTCCAGGTTGCAAGTGTATGCTGTTCTTTCAGATGCGAGACTTGTTCGGTCTTTGAGGCATCCAGTAGATAAGTATATAAGCAGTGGTGGCGACAATAAAGATGTTTACCTTGATATCCATGTCACTTCCTCATCTGTGCACAGTGAGTCTGTTCAATTCGAAGCAATCtgcaaggagaagaagattgTCATGTACAGTGGTCAAGTGCAGCGCCCTGTTGTTCCAGTAGGCATGTACGAAGATATCCTTAGTATGGTTTGTGTTGCCCCGATGCAGGCTTTCCCAGAGCCTCCGGATACCACCAACTTGGATGGACATATCGAGATTGCTGAAGAGAGCCGTGGCTTGGATGAACATAATTTTTCTGAAATATTGCAACAGCACGCAAGATCACTGCATGTGCACGATGTCTTCATTGGTGCGGGTTTTGGTGGTCCGGGAGACTGGAACTTGCTCAAACAATGCCGCATGGAGAGGTGCCCCAAATTGGATGTGGTCTTCCCGTATTGGTCATACAAATTTGATGAGCTAGAGATCTTCTGGGTGTTGGATCTCCTGATGGTCCGCTGGATTTGCAATAAAATATATTACCACTACGATGTGGATCGTCCGTTCAGAAATCTGCGCCACCTGCACTTGGGCTCCTGCCCAAGGCTCCAATACGTGCTCCCGGTGTGgttctcctccttccccagCTTGGAGACCCTCCACATCATCCACTGCGGTGACCTCAAGGATGTCTTCGTGCTGAACTACAATTATCCGGCCAACGGTGTACCATTCCCGAAGCTGACCACCATCCACCTGCACGATCTCCCGGCACTGAAGCAGATATGCGAAGTCGACATGGTGGCACCCGCGCTGGAAACCATCAAGATCCGAGGATGCTGGAgcctgcgccggctgccgGTCGTGGAGGCCCGTGGGCCAGGCGTGAAGAAACCAACCGTGGAGATCGAGAAGGACGTGTGGGACAAGCTGGAATGGGACGGCGCGGAGGCCAGCCACTACGAGGCGCCGGTACATTGTCGCTACTACAAGAAGAAATTGCCCAGGGGCTCCGTCCTCAG GTGA